In Persicimonas caeni, a single window of DNA contains:
- a CDS encoding AgmX/PglI C-terminal domain-containing protein, whose amino-acid sequence MSQNSVKLRFEIVRDGEVVRTEELDQNVIKIGKLASSHLRLEDPNVSRIHAVIEKGSGGSYSVIDLGSASGTFVNGEKVTKTEISSGDELQFGDTTVRVNFVEAGEQPAADMEFGGAGDATQVTSGLEQKLDVDRQQTGEPTEQPAAQADQSAQQAEEQQAASTQQRATGQGAQHQAVTLADGTVVQPYTQQGYYDEQNNYIPYWYDEHGQYQAGYGYYDEAGQWQVAYGYYDPNGEWIATEEPVGFVGGESDTATAYNGPSDSDVYQEEFFEGSGGDTLEVAMIWADHVLSVTSFPTPRTVTIGPDKENDFVIEDPAFGQDIQFPFIACRGGSFYLIFTQAMDGFIQNGDQRYSLSEAIGQNVAKQSAEAPSAFEVPIGSRSSARIDIGATTFLVHFTDMPAVIGGGFSIDTEPLPYLAISAVAHILFLFLAMTLPDDAKSLDLDGFQAEDRFVEMMMKPEQEEKKEPDWLDKDQGNEEEAAKHKGEEGQAGKEDAEQENKRMAIKGPPDNSNMELKKARDTNVAMNAGVMQVFNQNQVSSMWGNSSQSVGSDAIHALGNLEGDSVGTAKGFGGLGLSGSGRGGGGVSERGIGMANVGTAGRGGGGRGGSGYGKGAGNLGEKDNKLPQVVPGRPVVTGSLDKEIIRRVIRKHRREIAFCYEKELQKNKNLSGRIKVKFTISGTGDVIAAMVRSSTLKNRAVESCVTSKIRRWVFPEPKGGGIVVVNYPFNFSRQ is encoded by the coding sequence ATGAGTCAAAACAGCGTCAAACTTCGCTTTGAGATCGTCCGGGACGGCGAAGTTGTACGGACTGAAGAACTCGACCAAAACGTCATTAAGATCGGTAAGTTGGCGAGTTCCCACCTACGACTCGAAGATCCGAACGTCTCGCGCATCCACGCGGTGATCGAGAAAGGGTCGGGCGGATCTTACAGCGTCATCGACCTGGGGAGTGCGTCGGGGACGTTCGTCAACGGAGAGAAGGTAACCAAGACCGAAATTTCGAGTGGCGACGAACTGCAGTTCGGCGACACCACCGTGCGGGTCAATTTCGTGGAGGCGGGCGAACAGCCGGCAGCCGACATGGAATTTGGCGGTGCGGGCGATGCCACGCAGGTGACCAGCGGTCTCGAGCAAAAGCTCGACGTCGACCGCCAGCAAACCGGCGAGCCGACTGAGCAACCGGCGGCCCAGGCTGACCAGTCGGCTCAGCAGGCCGAAGAGCAGCAGGCGGCGTCGACCCAGCAGCGGGCTACCGGACAGGGAGCTCAGCACCAGGCGGTCACGCTGGCTGACGGCACCGTCGTCCAGCCGTACACACAGCAGGGCTATTACGACGAGCAGAACAACTACATCCCCTACTGGTACGACGAGCACGGTCAGTACCAAGCTGGCTACGGCTATTACGATGAAGCCGGCCAGTGGCAGGTCGCCTACGGCTACTACGATCCCAACGGTGAGTGGATCGCCACCGAGGAACCTGTGGGTTTCGTCGGCGGCGAGTCCGATACGGCGACTGCCTACAACGGACCGTCGGACAGCGACGTGTATCAGGAGGAGTTCTTCGAGGGTTCGGGCGGAGATACGCTCGAGGTCGCGATGATTTGGGCCGATCACGTCCTGTCGGTGACAAGTTTCCCCACTCCGCGCACCGTGACCATCGGTCCGGACAAGGAAAATGACTTTGTCATCGAAGACCCTGCATTCGGCCAAGATATCCAGTTTCCCTTCATCGCGTGTCGCGGTGGGTCGTTCTACCTGATCTTTACGCAGGCGATGGACGGCTTCATCCAAAATGGCGACCAGCGCTACAGCCTCAGCGAGGCGATTGGACAGAACGTCGCCAAGCAGAGCGCCGAGGCCCCCAGCGCCTTCGAAGTGCCGATCGGCTCGCGCAGTAGCGCGCGCATCGACATCGGCGCGACGACCTTTTTGGTCCATTTCACTGACATGCCTGCAGTGATCGGCGGTGGATTTTCCATCGACACCGAGCCGCTGCCGTATCTGGCTATCAGCGCGGTGGCCCACATCCTGTTCCTCTTCTTGGCGATGACCCTGCCGGACGATGCTAAGAGCCTCGACCTCGATGGCTTCCAGGCTGAGGACCGCTTCGTCGAAATGATGATGAAGCCCGAGCAGGAAGAGAAGAAGGAACCCGACTGGCTCGACAAGGACCAGGGCAACGAAGAGGAAGCGGCCAAGCATAAAGGCGAAGAGGGACAGGCCGGCAAAGAGGATGCCGAGCAAGAGAACAAGCGCATGGCCATCAAAGGCCCGCCCGACAACTCCAATATGGAGCTCAAGAAGGCGCGCGACACCAACGTGGCGATGAACGCCGGTGTCATGCAGGTCTTCAACCAAAACCAGGTCAGCAGCATGTGGGGCAACAGCAGCCAGTCGGTTGGCAGCGACGCTATCCACGCGTTGGGTAATCTCGAAGGCGACTCGGTCGGCACGGCCAAGGGCTTTGGCGGGCTGGGGCTGTCGGGTTCCGGCCGTGGTGGCGGCGGCGTCTCCGAGCGCGGCATTGGCATGGCCAACGTCGGCACAGCCGGCCGTGGTGGTGGCGGTCGTGGTGGCTCCGGTTACGGTAAAGGTGCCGGCAACTTGGGCGAGAAAGACAACAAACTTCCGCAGGTTGTGCCGGGTCGCCCGGTCGTGACCGGCTCGCTCGACAAAGAGATCATCCGCCGCGTCATTCGCAAGCACCGTCGTGAGATTGCCTTCTGCTACGAGAAGGAACTGCAGAAGAACAAAAACTTGTCTGGTCGCATCAAGGTCAAGTTCACCATCTCCGGCACCGGTGATGTTATCGCGGCGATGGTGCGAAGCAGCACCCTGAAGAACCGCGCCGTCGAATCGTGTGTCACCTCCAAGATTCGCCGTTGGGTCTTCCCCGAGCCGAAAGGCGGTGGCATTGTCGTGGTCAACTACCCGTTCAACTTCAGCAGGCAGTGA
- a CDS encoding AgmX/PglI C-terminal domain-containing protein, with amino-acid sequence MTISFDSNSEARVRTLGAGARFLVLLILAIAAGCASTPDERADDTTRRIPPAVSDSSHNPEGTDPVAVRPRVSVDVQGEQDSGLQTTGAAKLLQRETRRCYRLALQVNRALEGTVVYEAIVTSNGRVAGVEQVSTSASSTRLERCVERILHKLRFDLPRSKTAMIRRLYVRLDLRREIFDPQAPPIEEENLKK; translated from the coding sequence GTGACCATCAGCTTCGACTCTAATTCGGAAGCGCGCGTCCGCACCCTGGGTGCGGGCGCGCGTTTTCTTGTTCTTTTGATCTTGGCAATCGCGGCTGGGTGCGCCTCGACGCCCGATGAGCGCGCGGACGATACCACTCGACGCATTCCACCGGCCGTCAGCGACTCGAGCCACAATCCGGAAGGGACCGACCCGGTCGCGGTACGCCCGAGGGTCAGCGTCGACGTACAGGGCGAGCAGGACAGTGGGCTCCAGACGACCGGGGCCGCCAAGCTCTTACAGCGAGAGACACGCCGTTGTTATCGCCTGGCGCTGCAGGTCAATCGGGCATTGGAAGGTACGGTGGTCTATGAGGCGATCGTGACCAGCAACGGGCGCGTGGCCGGAGTGGAGCAGGTTTCTACAAGCGCTTCGAGTACCCGACTGGAGCGTTGTGTCGAGCGGATCTTGCACAAGCTTCGCTTCGATCTTCCCAGGTCGAAGACCGCGATGATCCGTCGGCTCTACGTGCGACTCGATTTACGCCGCGAAATCTTCGATCCGCAAGCGCCCCCAATTGAAGAAGAAAATCTAAAAAAATGA
- a CDS encoding tetratricopeptide repeat protein: MLAFAFGCNQNRAKAVTEMNKGIEAYQSGQNITAVKYLKAAKSTDPTFAEPALYLGQLYHRQLSELDNAEQAYREALQRDPENAEIHYKLGAVLSDKSNHEMAAQQYQQAVQKAPNDAKSWFRLGLSQKKLGENAQAVESFMKSIRANARMKMDEEDPGGAAYHALGDLYTAYGFYDKALQVYDNGVLNNGDVARLYAGRGVAQLKLKRFQEAANSFKKALELDPKHVSATFNLAVAHNELGEHDAAIGVLETYLTRSEDQVRRSAAQGLLQTLKSEKEKAATKQAGK; this comes from the coding sequence ATGCTGGCCTTCGCATTCGGGTGCAATCAGAACCGCGCCAAGGCGGTCACCGAGATGAACAAGGGGATCGAGGCCTATCAATCGGGCCAAAACATCACGGCGGTCAAGTACCTCAAGGCCGCCAAGAGTACCGACCCCACCTTCGCCGAACCGGCGCTTTACCTCGGACAACTCTACCATCGGCAGCTAAGTGAGCTCGACAACGCCGAGCAAGCTTACCGCGAGGCGCTACAGCGCGATCCGGAAAATGCCGAGATTCATTACAAGCTCGGGGCGGTGCTCTCCGACAAGAGCAACCACGAGATGGCCGCGCAGCAGTATCAGCAAGCGGTTCAAAAGGCACCGAACGACGCGAAGTCGTGGTTCCGACTCGGGCTGAGTCAGAAAAAGCTTGGCGAGAACGCTCAGGCCGTCGAGAGCTTCATGAAATCGATTCGAGCCAACGCTCGCATGAAGATGGACGAAGAGGACCCGGGCGGGGCGGCGTACCATGCACTGGGGGACCTCTACACCGCTTACGGCTTCTACGACAAGGCACTGCAGGTCTACGACAACGGCGTTCTCAACAATGGGGATGTCGCTCGCCTCTACGCCGGTCGCGGCGTTGCGCAGTTGAAGCTCAAGCGCTTCCAAGAAGCCGCCAACAGCTTCAAAAAGGCGCTCGAACTCGACCCGAAGCATGTATCGGCCACGTTCAACCTCGCCGTGGCGCACAATGAGCTCGGCGAACACGACGCGGCGATTGGGGTGCTCGAGACGTACCTGACACGCTCCGAAGACCAGGTGCGCCGCAGCGCCGCTCAAGGTTTGTTGCAGACGCTCAAGTCGGAAAAAGAGAAGGCAGCAACGAAGCAAGCGGGCAAATGA
- a CDS encoding tetratricopeptide repeat protein, whose protein sequence is MKRIEKSHAGRFGRTITILLAALLLVASGCSTGGNTKDDKNASDLAQGGSTNVDAKKEFEKAVEIYEKQGEQGVGDAVSALEDAVDEDPGFGKAWFNLGLLYEEQGEVEDAREAYKKAVETAPKLGAPHVNLGMMALDNGNMDAARQHFRDALEAENYNPAAHNNISVFFRQDDDFGKAVRHARLSLAGDASNVKAYANLARIYYARGNHDVAKLVILNALKMDQGLKEPDLRNILGLVELARKDVTEAIRQFQKAIELEPDHVPARMNLGAVILNVRDYERALSHFEKVLAQEPNNTEAKISIAVAKRGMGNLEAAEKIYKEILEREPKNAIVQYNLGVLEHEHKAQDAIAGVNREPPPQAKSDDPVDQLEASAATTEWNVENLEKAIDHYNQAIEHYRNYLAYDNKGNEAHRKEANERIGQVTKIIKATKEQIPQLRTTVKELRDQAKMMKEQQAEQAAAEEEKQQEQQDQPEGDSDGAGDTENPEGGQAQDGGESKQQEAASAQEGS, encoded by the coding sequence ATGAAGCGAATCGAAAAATCTCACGCCGGCCGGTTTGGCCGCACGATCACCATCCTCTTGGCCGCGTTGCTGCTTGTTGCCAGCGGGTGCTCGACCGGGGGGAATACCAAAGACGACAAGAACGCCTCGGATCTGGCGCAGGGCGGCAGCACGAACGTCGACGCCAAAAAAGAGTTCGAGAAAGCGGTCGAGATCTACGAGAAGCAGGGCGAGCAGGGTGTGGGCGACGCGGTCTCCGCGCTCGAAGATGCCGTCGATGAGGATCCCGGTTTCGGAAAAGCGTGGTTCAACCTCGGGCTGCTCTACGAGGAGCAGGGTGAGGTCGAAGATGCACGCGAGGCTTACAAAAAGGCCGTCGAGACGGCTCCGAAGCTCGGGGCGCCGCACGTCAATCTCGGCATGATGGCCCTCGATAACGGGAATATGGACGCGGCGCGTCAGCACTTTCGCGACGCGCTCGAGGCCGAAAATTACAACCCGGCCGCCCACAACAACATCAGCGTGTTCTTCCGTCAGGATGACGACTTCGGCAAGGCGGTGCGCCACGCTCGCCTGTCGCTGGCCGGTGATGCGAGCAACGTCAAGGCGTATGCCAACCTGGCGCGTATCTACTACGCCCGTGGAAACCACGACGTCGCCAAGCTCGTAATCCTCAACGCGCTCAAGATGGATCAGGGCCTCAAGGAACCCGATCTTCGTAACATTCTCGGCTTGGTAGAACTTGCCCGTAAAGATGTCACCGAAGCGATCCGTCAGTTCCAAAAGGCCATCGAGCTCGAGCCCGATCACGTGCCGGCGCGCATGAACCTGGGGGCGGTCATCCTCAACGTGCGTGATTACGAGCGCGCCCTGTCGCACTTCGAAAAGGTGCTCGCTCAGGAGCCGAACAACACAGAGGCAAAGATTTCGATCGCGGTCGCCAAGCGCGGCATGGGTAATCTGGAGGCGGCCGAAAAGATCTACAAAGAGATCTTGGAGCGTGAGCCAAAGAACGCCATCGTCCAGTATAACTTGGGCGTGCTCGAGCACGAGCACAAGGCGCAAGATGCCATTGCCGGGGTCAATCGCGAGCCGCCACCGCAGGCCAAGAGCGACGATCCCGTCGACCAACTCGAGGCGAGTGCGGCGACCACGGAGTGGAACGTCGAGAACCTGGAGAAGGCGATCGATCACTACAACCAAGCGATCGAGCACTACCGCAACTATCTGGCCTACGACAACAAGGGCAATGAAGCCCACCGCAAAGAGGCCAACGAGCGGATCGGTCAGGTCACCAAGATCATCAAGGCGACCAAGGAGCAGATCCCCCAGCTTCGCACCACCGTCAAAGAGTTGCGTGACCAGGCGAAGATGATGAAGGAGCAGCAGGCCGAGCAGGCTGCGGCCGAAGAGGAGAAGCAACAAGAGCAACAGGACCAGCCTGAAGGCGACTCTGACGGGGCCGGAGACACCGAGAACCCCGAAGGCGGACAAGCTCAGGACGGGGGCGAGTCGAAGCAGCAGGAGGCTGCCTCGGCTCAAGAAGGCTCCTGA